The genomic window GTTCCGGGACACCTATATTTCGAGAACCAGCCTGCAAAGGAGTGTCGCTTGAACAAATCATGCTACTGCGTATGGGACCTCCAGTCAACAGACCGTGACTCAGCGCTGACAGAACTCCTCGCCTCCGTTCCGAACATCGGCGCCCACTCCAGGGAGATGCTCATCAAGGCTCTCCACACCAGGGAGCAGGCGGGCGCCACCCTGGTGACCCCGGGGATCGCTATGCCCCACTGCAGGAGCATCCTCATGGACGACCTGGTGATAGCCATCGGCCGCTCCTCCTCGGGCATCCCCTGGCCCGACGAGCCGGCCGGAGTGGTCGTCCTGTTCATCTCGCCGGTCAAGCCCAGCGGCCCCCAGGAACACATGGACCTCATCGCCCATCTCGCATCCCACATGAAGAACAACGGTCCGGAGAGGATCACCGGCGCCTCATCGCCGGAGAAGCTGGCCGAGCTCCTGGGGCTCGACCTCATCCAGGGCGGGTAAGATGCATCAGGATCTCGAAAAGTTGATCAGTCTGCACGATCTGGACACCATGATCGCCGACCTGGGCAGGGCCGACATTCGTCAGCAGGAGGAGGGGCTGGGCCTCTCGCCGGATCAGGCCCTGGTCGAACTGGGCAAGATGCGTGACGTCCTGGTCGAATCCATCAGGAAGAGGTGGTACGCCCTCTACGGCCAGATCAGCTCGCGATACGGCAACGCGGTGGTCCCCGTGGTGCAGAACAGGTGCAGCGGCTGCTTCACGATGCTGCCGACGTCGGTCAACTACGCCGGCGACAGGAACGAGCAGGTCAGGACCTGCTCGATCTGCGGCCGCATCATCTACTGGGCCGACTAGATCCGCATGCCCACCAACGGCGGAGCCGACTGGCCCGAGAAGTTCACGTTCGACGACGTACTCCTGCTCCCCGGCTACTCCGAGGTCATCCCCTCCGAGGTCGACCTGCGAACCGTTCTCGCCCGAGACATCGCCCTCCGGATACCCATCGTGAGCGCCGCGATGGACACGGTCACCGAATCCGAGATGGCCATCGCCCTCGCCCAGGAGGGCGGCATGGGGGTCATCCACAAGAACCTGTCGATCGAATCCCAGTGCGGGCACGTGAGGCGGGTGAAGAGGTCCGAGAGCGGGATAGTGGTCGATCCGGTGACCATTTCGGTCGACGCCCTGCTCCGCGACGCGGTCGCCCTGGCCTCCAGGAACGGCATCTCGGGGTTCCCGGTGGTGGATGGCGACAGGCTGGTGGGCATGCTCACCAACCGCGACTACCAGTTCGAGGAGGACATGGACAGGCCCGTCCGTGAACTCATGACCCCGGCCGACCGGCTCATCACCGCCCCCCAGGGGACGGATGCCGGGGAGGCTCTCCTCCTCCTCAGGGCGCACAGGCTGGAGAAGCTGCCCCTCGTCGACTCCGGCATGAGGATCAAGGGCCTGGTCACCGCGAAGGATGTTCACAAGGCCATCGCCTATCCCGAGGCCTGCAAGGATTCCAGGGGCAGGCTCAGGGTCGGTGCGGCAGTGGGCGTCGGCGCCGAGGCCGCCGAGAGGGCCGCCGCCCTCGTCGAAGCAGGGGTGGACTGTCTGTTCGTCGATACCTCCCACGGTCACTCCTCCAGGGTCATCGCAATGGTCGGCTCGCTGCGCTCCACATTTCCCGACATGGCGATAGTGGCGGGGAACGTCGTGACGCCTGCGGCCGTCGACGCCCTCGCAGACGCCGGGGCCGACTGCATCAAGATCGGCGTGGGCCCGGGCTCGATCTGCACCACCAGGGTCGTCGCCGGCGTCGGATGCCCCCAGGTCAGCGCGGTCCTCGAATGCTCACGGGCCGCGTCCGCAAGGGGGCTGCGCACGATCGCCGACGGGGGCATCAAGTACTCGGGCGACATAGTGAAGGCGCTCGCGGCGGGAGCCAGTTCCGTGATGATAGGCAGCCTCTTCGCCGGCACCACCGAGAGCCCCGGGGAGACCATCATCTACAAGGGCCGCAAGTTCAAGATCTACAGAGGGATGGGCTCGCTGGGCGCCATGCGCGAGGGAAGCGCCGACAGATACTTCCAGGAGGGCCGTGACCAGAGGAAGCTCGTTCCCGAAGGCATAGAGGGCATGGTCCCCTTCAAGGGTCCGCTCAGGGACTACGTGTTCCAGCTCAACGGAGGGCTGAGGGCCGGCATGGGCTATGTCGGCGCTGCCAGCCTCCCCGAACTCCCGGCCAGGGCGAGGTTCGTCCGGATCACTTCGGCCGGGTTGCGCGAGAGCCATGCCCACGACGTGATGATCACCAAGGAGGCCCCCAACTACTCCACGGAGTCAGATGCTTTCTGAAGTCCTCTCCGGCGCGGTGAAGGTCCGCCAGGTCCTCCTGGAGGAACCCGGATACCTGCTCGCAAGGGTCGAGGTGCGCGGCGGCCTGTGCTATGCCGAGGCCGCTCCGGCCGGACCCGGCAGCACTCCGGTGGCGTGGCCCTCCCTTCAGGGGCTGGCCAGGCCCGTCGCCGACCGGAAGACCGACTCCGGGCACAGGCTGGTG from Candidatus Fermentibacter sp. includes these protein-coding regions:
- a CDS encoding PTS sugar transporter subunit IIA, giving the protein MNKSCYCVWDLQSTDRDSALTELLASVPNIGAHSREMLIKALHTREQAGATLVTPGIAMPHCRSILMDDLVIAIGRSSSGIPWPDEPAGVVVLFISPVKPSGPQEHMDLIAHLASHMKNNGPERITGASSPEKLAELLGLDLIQGG
- the guaB gene encoding IMP dehydrogenase, with product MPTNGGADWPEKFTFDDVLLLPGYSEVIPSEVDLRTVLARDIALRIPIVSAAMDTVTESEMAIALAQEGGMGVIHKNLSIESQCGHVRRVKRSESGIVVDPVTISVDALLRDAVALASRNGISGFPVVDGDRLVGMLTNRDYQFEEDMDRPVRELMTPADRLITAPQGTDAGEALLLLRAHRLEKLPLVDSGMRIKGLVTAKDVHKAIAYPEACKDSRGRLRVGAAVGVGAEAAERAAALVEAGVDCLFVDTSHGHSSRVIAMVGSLRSTFPDMAIVAGNVVTPAAVDALADAGADCIKIGVGPGSICTTRVVAGVGCPQVSAVLECSRAASARGLRTIADGGIKYSGDIVKALAAGASSVMIGSLFAGTTESPGETIIYKGRKFKIYRGMGSLGAMREGSADRYFQEGRDQRKLVPEGIEGMVPFKGPLRDYVFQLNGGLRAGMGYVGAASLPELPARARFVRITSAGLRESHAHDVMITKEAPNYSTESDAF